The genomic window GCCGACGGCTCGGCCACCTCGAAGAAGTCGCGCTCGGTGAAGCCGAGGCGCTTCACGAACAGGGTGTTCGGGAACGTGCGCGTCTTGGTGTTGAACTCCCGGACCCCGCCGTTGTAGAACCGGCGGGCGGCCTGGATCTTGTCCTCCGTGTCGACGAGCTCGGACTGCAGCTGCAGGAAGTTCTGGCTCGCCTGCAGCTGGGGGTACGCCTCGGACACGGCGAAGATGCTCTTCAGCGCCGTCTGCATGTGCCCCTCGGCGGCGGACGCCTCGGCGGGCGTCTGCGCCCCCAGGGTCTCGGCCCGCGCCTCCGTGACGTTCTGGAACACCTTCGCCTCGTGGGACGCGTAGCCCTTGACGGACTCGATGATGTTCGGGATCAGGTCGGCTCGGCGCTTGAGCTGGATCGTGATGTCGCTCCACGCCTCGTCGACGCGGACCTTGAGCGTGACGAGGCTGTTGTAGGTCGACCAGAGGTAGATGCCGGCGATCACGACGAGCAGGACGATGATGCCGACGGCGACCAGGGTGGCGATGAGGGCCGGTTGCATGGGTGGTGACTCCTTGGGGATACGGCTCGGGTGGACGCGTCGCGGTCGTCCTCAGGATGCCTGTCGAGGGTCACGTCGATGCGTGGGCCACTATAAATGCGCTGGATGGGGGCTCCGTGTGGACAGGGCGTCTTCGGGGGGAACTCTCGACATCACCTGTCGTGCGTCGGTCCGCACGCCGGGCCGCACGCGCGAACTGGTCCGCGCGACCGATTGACAGGTCCCTCGACAGCGTGCTGAATGGGGAGCAGTGCTCGACTCCACGATCCTCCGCTCGCCGCGTCCCGCCTCCGTCGCCGGACGCGCTCTCGGCGACCGCCGACGCGGCAGGCGCGCCCGTCTCACCTGGGTGCTCGCGGTCGGCACCCTGCTCGCCGGCCTCTCCGCCGCGCTGGGGCCGGTCGGGCCGGCGGAGGCGGCAGGGTCTCCCACGCAGTCCCCCGCTCCTCAGCTCGGCGCGCCCACCCCGACGCCCGACCCCACGACGCCGCCGGCACCTCCGACGGAGCCGACCGTGCGGCCGGTCGCCGACAGCTCCACCGGGGCGGTGCTGGTGCAGGGCGAGGCGACCCCGGCGGCCCGGGTCAAGGTCGCGCTGACGGGCAACGGCGCCTACCGCGAGCTCTGCCCCTCGGCGACGACGTCCGCGAGCGGCGCGTGGAGCTGCTCGGCCACCGTCCCTAGCGGTGCCGGCTGGACCGCCGTCGCGACCGATCTCGACCACACCGACCTCGATCAGGCGACCTCTCCCTCCTTCTCGGTGCTCACGGCTCCGACCATCGGCTCCGGCCTGCTCGTCGGCGCCAAGCTCGACGGCACGGCCTTCCCCGGCGCCGCGGTGACCGTCACCTCGGGCTCGGGAGCCACGGCCACGGCGACCGCGTCGTCCGACGGCAGCTGGGTCGCCGTGCTGCCCGCGGCGACCTTCCCCTCCGGCCGCCACGACGTGCGGGCCGTCCAGTCGTCGTCCGCCGTGCCGGACGTCCCCGTCTCCGCCACCTCCCGGTCCTCGAGCGTCACCGTCGACCGCGACGCCCCCGCGGCCCCGGTCGTGACCAGCCCCGCTGCGGGCCAACGGGTCGCCGCCCTGCCCCTCGCCGTGTCGGGGACGGGCGAGGCCGGGGCCCTCGCGACGGTCTACGTCGACAGCACGCCGGTCTGCCAGGCCACGGTCTCGGGCGGCGGGGCCTGGTCGTGCAGTGCCGGGGGCAGCGAGCTGGCGGACGGCGACCGCCTGGTGCAGGCGGCCCTCGTCGACCCGGCGGGCAACTTCGGCCCGCCGAGCGCCGCGGTCCGCGTCACCGTGGGCGCGGCGGCGGCCGCCGTCCCGACCGCGCCCGGTGCGACCCCGACGCCGCGACCGGGGGCCACCTCGACGCCCTCGCCCGGCGCCGCGCCTCCGTCGAGCCCCTCCACGGCACCGTCCGACGACGGGTCGTCGGCCCCTGCGCCCCCTGCGGGCCCCGACGGCGGAGGAGGCGGCGGCACGGCCCCCGGCACCGGTCAGGACCCGCAGACCGGGACCTGGGCGACCGCGACGACGTTCGGGGCCGATCTGCCCACCCTCGCCCAGACGCTCGGCGGCCCGGTCTGGCCCCTGGGCGCCGCGGTCGCGCTGCTGTTCCTCGTCCTCGTCGCCGGACCGTCCCGGCTCGCGGCAGCAGCGGCCAGGGGCCGGATCCGCCCTCGGACGGCGCGTCTGACCGGCCGGAACCGCACGTCCGAGCTGCCCACCTCGTTCAACCGGGGCACCGTCGACCCGCGCGTCGCGGCCGGCCTCGCCCTGGCTGCCGGCGCCGTCGCCATCGCGGTCGCCGCGGGCGTAGACGGGCAGGTGCAGTACGCGCGGCTCCTGGGAGGGATAGTCCTCGGCCTCGTCGTGCTCAACGGCCTCGCGGTGGTCCTGCCCGCGGCGCTGGTCGCCCGGCGGCTCGGCCTCTCGCTGCGCGTCCGGATGTCGCCCGGCCTGCTGCTGGCCGCCGTGGTGGCCTGCGGTGCGACGCGGCTCTTCTCGCTCGACCCCCCGCTCGTCCTCGGCGTGCTGCTCGTCGGGACGCTGGGCGTCGTGCACCACGGAGGCGGGCACACCGTGGAGACCGGTCGCACGCCGAGCGGTCGCGACCACGGCATCGCCGCCGCGGTGCAGCTCGCGGCGACCGTCGTCGTCCCGGCCGCGGCCTGGCTGCTGCACGGGCTCGTCGACGCACCGGGTGCCTGGCCGCAGCTCGGGCGCGAGGCCCTGGCGACCGTCTGCCTGGCCGGCCTCGGCTCGCTGGTCGTCCAGCTGCTGCCGGTCGGCTCGCTGCCGGGACGACAGGTGTGGGCCTGGTCGAAGCCCGCCTACGCGGTGCTGGCCGTCGTGGGGGTGTCGGTGGCCGCCGCCGTGTTCGTGGGCGCCCCCTCCTCGTCGTTCCCCCTGCCCGCACTGCTGGTGGTGAGCCTGGTCGCCGCGCTGCTGGCGGTCGCCGCCTGGCTCTGGACGAACTACGTGGAGCCGGCCCGCCGCACCCTCTAGCCCCGGCTTGACGGCTCGCGAACCGTCACGAAGTGCTCCCCCGGCGGCCCACGACAGCCGTTCCCGCCGGCTCACGCCCGACGGGTGGAGGGCGGAGACGAGAAGGAGGAGCCAGGGTGCCCCCGCAGGGATTCGAACCCTGACTGAAGCGATTTTAAGTCGCCTGCCTCTGACCGTTGGGCTACGAGGGCGTGGCCCCAGCCTACGATCCGCGCCGGGGACGACGACGCCCGCCGCGCTGGGGGTCAGCGGGCGGGCGTCGTGAAGGCTGGTCGGCTCAGTCGCTGGTCGACAGCGAGCCGCGCCCGGCGTCGGCAGCAACCGCCGCCTCGTCGTCCTTCTTCACGGCCGGCTTCTTGGCGGCCGGCTTGCGGGCGGGTGCCTTGCGGGCGGGCTTCTCGGCATCGCCCTCGGCGGGCGCGCCCTTCTCGTCGGCCGGGTTGGCGTAGGCCGGTCCGGGCTCGCCCGCGGCCTTGCCGATCTCGGGCGTCGCCGGCGCGGCGGGCTCCGCGACGGCGGCCTTCGGACGAGACGCGAACTCCTCGAAGGCGGCACGGGGACGCTCGCGGTTG from Frigoribacterium sp. PvP032 includes these protein-coding regions:
- a CDS encoding LemA family protein, whose amino-acid sequence is MQPALIATLVAVGIIVLLVVIAGIYLWSTYNSLVTLKVRVDEAWSDITIQLKRRADLIPNIIESVKGYASHEAKVFQNVTEARAETLGAQTPAEASAAEGHMQTALKSIFAVSEAYPQLQASQNFLQLQSELVDTEDKIQAARRFYNGGVREFNTKTRTFPNTLFVKRLGFTERDFFEVAEPSAIAEPPRVQF